A genome region from Vulpes lagopus strain Blue_001 unplaced genomic scaffold, ASM1834538v1 ctg464, whole genome shotgun sequence includes the following:
- the LOC121483887 gene encoding collagen alpha-1(I) chain-like yields the protein MAAAARGRGAGTPGGRDAPRPAAGRHALTRDGGGAPGQSPNPSPPPGRRARGRGRPTASGRRGPDPRPGHARARAGTAAGGDGGRRETTAAPRHHTTPPPGGGRGQAADAGGKAAAGPGSAGAPGSAAPGRPRRATDEDEGGGGRERPPTGDAPAARGPRRRRTASGSGGGEDRGPPRGGFGKPQKMPGSPRSGALGRTRGPTARGLQRKGGPAAPEDAGPAPTAGPKQPRGARGPQPPPFTRPLLPRTLSRTHTRNDAPPQHPRAPPSSPSSEDREHFARGRPPSHGGRGEQDTQQRRGRFRSPEGGVRGGTRGAPATVRSGDAGRRGAGGGGGAAATGRKRTACQGRERVGKGRSREGRANEGASRATGRELARPVRARRATAGGDSARQRAGARTDSQPASQPASQASRSRGAHRRLSHRGRIAPPFVPPNGPHQTALRGRQGSRGGRRSPARDRHRATPSARGRCPLEDTTLHLARARRGHVTAQRGELPASREAGETEERRRGHDPCRERGAAPRAGQAPGALARPAAGAHASPPSPPSHTAPTPPPPARRGGGEGEGRRGARAPARGTGAPPLPASTTRSSDAPPTAAAAARGESTGKETTPPLGLRHLRRPGALQGHHGGPGATRSSAPRPGGEQRGVGQALPAEGRTARHGPRPSGKAGESVRRVGGPRSRQRREARRREGGVGPESAPPPTPERAPPRTRRHDGRAWRSRGGRGPRAEREERSHPPWMPVPRLTRLRPGPGEHEITTSIDRQRAAAPRGLPEEQKPSEDGDRGDLLPPHRQPLDPQGAGATGQPQRQRGTPDTRHGALRDRGCHSQQPGAHGMERTGVKDPPPPAHTALPRVPETGG from the exons ATGGCGGCCGCGGcccgcgggcgcggggcggggacgCCCGGCGGTCGCGACGCGCCGCGGCCGGCAGCGGGCCGGCACGCGCTCACGCGGGACGGAGGCGGGGCGCCGGGCCAGAGCCCGAACCCCTCCCCGCCACCGGGGAGACGCGCGCGCGGCCGCGGACGGCCAACGGCGAGCGGCCGCCGGGGACCCGACCCACGCCCGGGGCACGCGCGCGCCAGGGCGGGGACCGCGGCCGGCGGGGATGGGGGGCGGCGGGAGACGACGGCGGCCCCTCGTCACCACACAACGCCACcgccggggggcgggcgggggcaaGCGGCGGACGCGGGCGGGAAGGCCGCAGCGGGCCCGGGAAGCGCCGGCGCCCCGGGGAGCGCGGCACCGGGTCGGCCAAGACGGGCGACGGACGAGGACGAGGGCGGGGGCGGACGGGAAAGGCCGCCGACGGGAGACGCCCCGGCGGCCAGGGGGCCAAGGCGCCGGAGAACGGCAAGCGGGAGCGGCGGAGGAGAGGACCGCGGGCCACCGCGAGGGGGCTTCGGGAAGCCTCAGAAGATGCCTGGGAGCCCAAGGTCGGGCGCCCTGGGGCGCACGCGGGGTCCCACCGCCCGAGGCCTCCAGCGCAAGGGCGGTCCCGCGGCACCCGAGGACGCCGGCCCGGCCCCCACGGCGGGCCCCAAGCAACCTCGCGGGGCTCGGGGGCCCCAACCGCCACCGTTCACGCGACCGCTTCTCCCGAGAACGCTCTCCCGCACGCACACGCGCAACGACGCCCCGCCCCAACACCCCCGCgcgcctccctcctccccttcctcggaGGACCGAGAGCACTTCGCCCGGGGACGCCCCCCCAGCCATGGCGGGCGGGGGGAGCAAGACACCCAACAGCGGCGAGGCCGGTTTCGGTCCCCAGAGGGCGGAGTTAGGGGCGGCACACGCGGCGCGCCCGCGACCGTGCGGTCGGGGGACGCgggcaggcggggggcgggggggggcggcggggcggcggcgacGGGGAGGAAGCGCACAGCGTGCCAGGGCCGGGAGCGCGTGGGGAAGGGCCGGTCCCGGGAAGGGCGCGCCAACGAAGGCGCGAGCCGGGCCACCGG GCGGGAGCTGGCCCGACCCGTGCGCGCCCGCCGCGCCACCGCCGGCGGCGACTCCGCCCGGCAGCGGGCGGGGGCCCGGACagacagccagccagccagccagccagccagccaagcCAGCCGCTCGCGCGGCGCACAC AGAAGGCTTTCTCACCGAGGGCGCATCGCCCCCCCCTTCGTCCCCCCAAACGGGCCCCACCAAACGGCGCTCCGGGGCCGACAGGGCTCGCGGGGCGGGCGCAGGTCTCCGGCAAGGGACAGGCACAGGGCAACCCCGAGCGCTCGCGGCCGGTGCCCCCTCGAGGACACCACCCTCCACCTCGCCCGAGCACGGCGCGGCCACGTCACCGCCCAGAGGGGAGAGCTCCCCGCCTCCCGCGAGGCGGGCGAGACAGAGGAACGGAGACGGGGGCACGACCCGTGCCGGGAGAGAGGGGCAGCCCCTCGGGCTGGCCAAGCGCCCGGGGCGCTGGCTCGGCCCGCCGCGGGCGCTCACGCGTCCCCACCAAGTCCTCCGAGTCACACCGCCCCCACACCACCCCCGCCGGCGCggcgagggggaggggagggggaaggaagacgAGGCGCCCGGGCCCCCGCCAGGGGCACGGGTGCGCCTCCCTTGCCGGCTTCCACCACCCGCTCCTCGGACGCGCCaccgacggcggcggcggcggcccgaggGGAGTCGACGGGGAAGGAAACGACGCCACCGCTCGGCCTCAGGCACCTGAGGCGACCTGGAGCGCTCCAGGGGCACCACGGAGGGCCGGGCGCAACGCGCTCAAGCGCGCCCAGGCCGGGCGGTGAGCAGCGCGGCGTCGGGCAGGCCCTCCCCGCGGAGGGGAGGACCGCTCGCCACGGACCCAGGCCTTCAGGAAAGGCCGGCGAGAGTGTCCGCCGCGTCGGAGGACCCCGGTCCCGCCAGCGCCGCGAGGCAAGAAGGCGGGAGGGCGGGGTCGGGCCGGAGTCcgcaccacccccaaccccggaGCGCGCCCCCCCGCGCACCCGCCGTCACGACGGCCGGGCGTGGAGGAGCCGGGGAGGGAGAGGCCCGCGGGCAGAACGAGAAGAGCGGTCGCATCCGCCATGGATGCCCGTCCCTCGTCTGACGCGGCTTAGGCCCGGCCCAGGAGAGCACGAGATCACCACATCGATCGATCGGCAGCGAGCTGCGGCCCCGAGGGGGCTTCCCGAGGAGCAAAAGCCCAGCGAGGACGGCGACCGGGGGGACCTGCTTCCGCCTCACCGGCAGCCCCTCGACCCCCAGGGGGCAGGAGCGACCGGACAACCCCAGAGACAGCGGGGGACGCCTGACACGCGGCACGGAGCCTTGCGGGACAGGGGTTGTCACAGCCAACAGCCGGGTGCCCACGGCATGGAGCGCACGGGGGTAAAAGACCCACCGCCACCTGCCCACACCGCCCTCCCTCGGGTGCCAGAGACCGGAGGGTGA
- the LOC121483888 gene encoding collagen alpha-1(I) chain-like, protein MAAVARGRGAGTPGGRDAPRPAAGRHALTRDGGGAPGQSPNPSAPPGRRARGRGRPTASGRRGPDPRPGHARARAGTAAGGDGGRRETKAAPRHHTTPPPGGGGGKRRTRAGRPQRAREAPAPRGARHRVGKTGDGRGRGRGRTGKAADGRRPGGQGAKAPENGKRERWRRGPRATARGLREASEDAWEPKVGRPGAHAGSHRPRPPAQGRSRGTRGRRPGPHGGPQATSRGSGAPTATVHATGSPENALPHTHAQRRPAPTPPRASFLPFLGGPRALRPGTPPQPWRVGGSKTPNSGEAGFGPQRAELGAAHAARPRPCGRGTRAGGGRGGGRVGGDGEEAHSVPGPGARGEGPVPERARQRRREPGHRVNAHGIPPPPARGRSRDARDAGRPQHPWQTSPQTGPHTAGAQGTRDPRRGGPVRTSVRPSAGPSVRSSVRSNPESRPGEAPPGGSWPDPCAPAAPPPAVVNPASVATLHAQRRGSGWGLRYPKAPSRIAREGFLTEGASPPPFVPPNGPHQTALRGRQGSRGGRRSPARDRHRATPSARGRCPLEDTTLHLARARRGHVTAQRGELPASREAGETEERRRGHDPCRERGAAPRAGQAPGALARPAAGAHASPPSPPSHTAPTPPPPARRGGGEGEGR, encoded by the exons ATGGCGGCCGTGGcccgcgggcgcggggcggggacgCCCGGCGGTCGCGACGCGCCGCGGCCGGCAGCGGGCCGGCACGCGCTCACGCGGGACGGAGGCGGGGCGCCGGGCCAGAGCCCGAACCCCTCCGCGCCACCGGGGAGACGCGCGCGCGGCCGCGGACGGCCAACGGCGAGCGGCCGCCGGGGACCCGACCCACGCCCGGGGCACGCGCGCGCCAGGGCGGGGACCGCGGCCGGCGGGGATGGGGGGCGGCGGGAGACGAAGGCGGCCCCTCGTCACCACACAACGCCACcgccgggggggggcgggggcaagcGGCGGACGCGGGCGGGAAGGCCGCAGCGGGCCCGGGAAGCGCCGGCACCCCGGGGAGCGCGGCACCGGGTCGGCAAGACGGGCGACGGACGAGGACGAGGGCGGGGGCGGACGGGAAAGGCCGCGGACGGGAGACGCCCCGGCGGCCAGGGGGCCAAGGCGCCGGAGAACGGCAAGCGGGAGCGGTGGAGGAGAGGACCGCGGGCCACCGCGAGGGGGCTTCGGGAAGCCTCAGAAGATGCCTGGGAGCCCAAGGTCGGGCGCCCTGGGGCGCACGCGGGGTCCCACCGCCCGAGGCCTCCAGCGCAAGGGCGGTCCCGCGGCACCCGAGGACGCCGGCCCGGCCCCCACGGCGGGCCCCAAGCAACCTCGCGGGGCTCGGGGGCCCCAACCGCCACCGTTCACGCGACCGGTTCTCCCGAGAACGCTCTCCCGCACACACACGCGCAACGACGCCCCGCCCCAACACCCCCGCGcgcttccttcctccccttcctcggaGGACCGAGAGCACTTCGCCCGGGGACGCCCCCCCAGCCATGGCGGGTGGGGGGGAGCAAGACACCCAACAGCGGCGAGGCCGGTTTCGGTCCCCAGAGGGCGGAGTTAGGGGCGGCACACGCGGCGCGCCCGCGACCCTGCGGTCGGGGGACGCgggcaggcggggggcgggggggggggcgggtcgGCGGCGACGGGGAGGAAGCGCACAGCGTGCCAGGGCCGGGAGCGCGTGGGGAAGGGCCGGTCCCGGAAAGGGCGCGCCAACGAAGGCGCGAGCCGGGCCACCGGGTAAACGCGCACGGGATCCCACCGCCACCAGCACGAGGGCGGTCCCGCGACGCCCGGGACGCCGGCCGGCCTCAGCACCCTTGGCAGACCTCCCCGCAAACCGGGCCCCACACCGCCGGGGCCCAAGGCACGCGCGACCCCCGCCGCGGGGGACCCGTCCGAACCTCCGTCCGTCCATCCGCCGGTCCGTCCGTCCGTTCATCCGTCCGGTCCAACCCGGAGTCACGACCCGGGGAGGCGCCCCCAGGCGGGAGCTGGCCCGACCCGTGCGCGCCCGCCGCGCCACCGCCGGCG GTAGTCAACCCCGCGTCGGTGGCCACACTACACGCGCAGAGGAGGGGCAGCGGCTGGGGGCTCCGGTACCCCAAGGCACCCTCTCGGATCGCTAGAGAAGGCTTTCTCACCGAGGGCGCATCGCCCCCCCCCTTCGTCCCCCCAAACGGGCCCCACCAAACGGCGCTCCGGGGCCGACAGGGCTCGCGGGGCGGGCGCAGGTCTCCGGCAAGGGACAGGCACAGGGCAACCCCGAGCGCTCGCGGCCGGTGCCCCCTCGAGGACACCACCCTCCACCTCGCCCGAGCACGGCGCGGCCACGTCACCGCCCAGAGGGGAGAGCTCCCCGCCTCCCGCGAGGCGGGCGAGACAGAGGAACGGAGACGGGGGCACGACCCGTGCCGGGAGAGAGGGGCAGCCCCTCGGGCTGGCCAAGCGCCCGGGGCGCTGGCTCGGCCCGCCGCGGGCGCTCACGCGTCCCCACCAAGTCCTCCGAGTCACACCGCCCCCACACCACCCCCGCCGGCGCggcgagggggaggggagggggaaggaagatgA
- the LOC121483889 gene encoding basic salivary proline-rich protein 2-like — MGGTAVERLPSVQGTIPEYRIGFRPGASAPAEKEGVSVPGAPTDAPGAERRGERTPHPSPRREAARREEGWSDGTDGMGKAPVYRPSQTPHLALSPERVAPGRRAGRLAPEARAPRGSPPPPPHRAPAEARRRAEPRPGGGPGGGDRRADRRGRRRRRRGAGAAERSDGGRDPPPPPPRRPPAHPAPAGLPGCGRDARRSWGDPREGPGSRPESPPPPAPRRLFTLETCCGYGYGPARDLHPLPRIFKGQRELTGRRRNRDAFQGTGPSLGANPFQGALPFTKKRELSPGLPPASPGSVALPHWTPRGAHLRHSGFGDLNPTPFRSAEGNGGHRPSLRNGARPSLRTD; from the exons ATGGGTGGCACGGCGGTCGAGCGCCTCCCTtcggtccagggcacgatccccgAGTACCGCATCGGGTTTCGC CCCGGGGCGAGCGCCCCGGCGGAGAAGGAGGGGGTCAGCGTGCCGGGCGCCCCGACCGACGCGCCAGGCGCCGAGCGGCGGGGTGagcgcaccccccacccctcgcctCGCCGGGAAGCGGCCCGGCGAGAGGAAGGATGGAGCGACGGAACGGATGGGATGGGGAAGGCTCCG GTGTACCGCCCCAGTCAAACTCCCCACCTGGCACTGTCCCCGGAGCGGGTCGCGCCCGGCCGGCGGGCCGGGCGCTTGGCGCCAGAAGCGAGAGCCCCTCGGggctcgcccccccccccgcctcaccGG GCGCCGGCCGAGGCGAGGCGCCGCGCGGAACCGCGGCCCGGGGGCGGACCCGGCGGGGGGGACCGGCGCGCCGACcgccgcgggcggcggcggcggcggcgcggggcgggggcggcggagcGGAGCGACGGGGGACGGgaccccccgccgccgccgccccgccgcccgccagcGCACCCGGCGCCCGCCGGGCTCCCCGGGTGCGGCCGCGACGCCCGCCGCAGCTGGGGCGATCCACGGGAAGGGCCCGGCTCGCGTCCAgagtcgccgccgccgccggccccccgG AGGCTGTTCACCTTGGAGACCTGCTGCGGATATGGGTACGGCCCGGCGCGAGATTTACACCCTCTCCCCCGGATTTTCAAGGGCCAGCGAGAGCTCACCGGACGCCGCCGGAACCGCGACGCTTTCCAAGGCACGGGCCCCTCTCTCGGGGCGAACCCATTCCAGGGCGCCCTGCCcttcacaaagaaaagagaactctccCCGGGGCTCCCGCCGGCTTCTCCGGGATCGGTTGCGTTACCGCACTGGACGCCTCGCGGCGCCCATCTCCGCCACTCCGGATTCGGGGATCTGAACCCGACTCCCTTTCGATCGGCTGAGGGCAACGGAGGCCATCGCCCGTCCCTTCGGAACGGCGCTCGCCCATCTCTCAGGACCGACTGA